From a single Bufo bufo chromosome 9, aBufBuf1.1, whole genome shotgun sequence genomic region:
- the DCST2 gene encoding DC-STAMP domain-containing protein 2 — protein MLTLVEPIGASQAWRRRSGEQVQGSSCKCTCVPLLCPTDEDRLKVEEVSGADYIHEKRVVKARIRKDTRTKAALRRLGGFIVGIFLTTVYALIVLFIKNYNLWFCLTTTVTLGLFLSLGMAFSLRVRITVLLMLPQIFSGQAKTMFLLIAFTLVVQGPTANIMENIQRSSKSMACGAQLALNKTKELTSKITKPLMAAVDALQKIGKKLRPASNRSNKFFHNLYDNIKHAEKVLRNMWAFITNIGDTCNEELEQPYIKCNKLFDEAKNSCFKVMSFMGFLCFILDVFRPLCGLARTLLSVVRNLKDQFDFNISVVHDFNMQMNASRNYYQVASAIMKEVKENMETYMEMLSMFSYSMVIVCVLTYIQALRYRRRYLTDLNHDNIYISREFIELDVMRVKQNRNALLPLSSSEGYEFIRPGSLTLTKREKKGYVFEIINVFRSLLVAMLMVVLDYVFYWVLDLVSHLMRGEVVARSPLVFSILVNGTGEINEIYKTIVSAFDVIQNSNITIQTTKCQVQPSEPDYLVYLLIGFLHGLTFFIAIFGIYMQRLKRYICAYYYPTREQMRICFLYNKLLTKRMYVEKSLLQSLRTNEADKGHTNILLILAAKCPCLFGWLANFLGAYEQYCIACAQICAGKDSEEYSSCSTFGCRAIYCRDCSRILNNVCILCMAPLVCVEAEDEEVDSSDDEKVTLMMEAMKSMKKEEKTKRKKLKKAVKHRLKEAIKRRQSDRLVKKYKESMASSDSGESDVDAGDDSGESDFEYQKSKADDSFDTTDWGSPSKTSLLDAQPIPLTNIQKKTTREDKRSRKERDMEKSPDCD, from the exons ATGTTGACATTGGTGGAGCCCATCGGAGCatcacaggcctggaggagaagaaGCGGGGAACAAGTacagggaagcag CTGCAAATGCACCTGCGTGCCCCTCCTGTGCCCGACGGACGAGGACCGCTTAAAGGTGGAAGAGGTCAGTGGTGCCGACTACATCCATGAGAAGAGGGTGGTCAAGGCCAGAATCAGGAAGGACACGAGAACTAAAGCCGCGCTGAGAAGATTAGGCGGATTCATTGTCGGCATTTTCCTTACCACCGTCTATGCGCTGATTGTCCTCTTTATTAAAAATTACAACCTATGGTTTTGCCTGACGACTACCGTCACCTTGGGATTGTTCCTGAGCCTCGGCATGGCCTTTTCCCTAAGAGTCCGAATCACCGTGCTTCTTATGCTGCCACAGATATTCTCAG GGCAAGCAAAGACCATGTTCCTCCTGATAGCATTCACCTTGGTCGTGCAAGGGCCGACTGCAAACATAATGGAGAACATCCAACGCTCGTCTAAGTCCATGGCGTGTGGCGCCCAGCTGGCTCTAAACAAGACCAAGGAGCTGACATCGAAGATCACAAAGCCACTGATGG CCGCTGTGGACGCTTTACAGAAGATTGGAAAGAAGCTGCGCCCAGCCTCGAATCGCAGCAACAAATTCTTCCACAATCTTTATGACAACATTAAACATGCCG AGAAGGTCCTCCGTAACATGTGGGCGTTCATCACTAACATTGGAGATACCTGTAACGAGGAGCTGGAGCAACCATATATAAAGTGCAACAAGCTCTTCGATGAAGCCAAGAACAGCTGCTTCAAAGTCATGTCCTTCATGGGATTCCTGTGTTTCATCCTGGATGTTTTCCGGCCTCTGTGCGGTCTGGCAAGAA CTCTCCTGTCTGTTGTGAGGAACTTGAAGGACCAGTTTGACTTCAACATATCTGTGGTCCATGATTTTAACATGCAGATGAACGCCAGCCGCAATTACTATCAGGTGGCCTCTGCCATCATGAAGGAAGTGAAAGAAAACATGGAAACTTATATGGAGATGCTGAGCATGTTCAGCTATTCTATGGTCATCGTCTGCGTCCTCACCTACATCCA GGCTCTTCGCTATCGCAGGCGATACCTGACTGACCTTAACCACGACAACATCTACATCAGTCGTGAATTCATTGAGTTAGATGTGATGAGAGTCAAACAAAATCGCAATGCTCTCCTCCCGCTGTCCTCAAGTGAAGGTTACGAATTCATCCGACCTG GCTCGTTAACGCTGACGAAACGCGAGAAGAAAGGATACGTCTTCGAGATCATCAATGTCTTCCGGAGCCTCCTTGTTGCAATGCTCATGGTGGTCTTGGATTATGTCTTTTACTGGGTACTGGATCTTGTGTCCCATCTGATGAGAGGAGAAGTAGTGGCTCGTT CTCCTCTGGTATTCTCCATCCTTGTGAACGGGACAGGAGAGATTAATGAGATCTACAAGACCATAGTCTCTGCATTTGATGTAATCCAGAATTCGAACATCACCATCCAGACCACAAAATGCCAAGTCCAGCCTTCAGAACCAGACTACCTAGTATATCTTCTAATCG GGTTCCTGCACGGACTTACATTTTTTATCGCCATCTTTGGGATTTATATGCAGAGGCTGAAACGTTACATATGTGCCTATTATTATCCAACCCGTGAGCAG ATGAGGATCTGTTTCCTCTACAATAAGTTGCTGACCAAGCGCATGTATGTGGAGAAGTCCCTGCTCCAGAGCTTAAGGACGAACGAAGCGGACAAGGGCCACACCAACATCCTCCTTATACTCGCTGCAAA GTGCCCTTGTTTATTTGGCTGGTTAGCGAACTTTCTGGGAGCCTATGAACAATACTGCATAGCATGTGCCCAGATCTGTGCCGGGAAAGACAGTGAGGAGTACAGCTCCTGCAGCACTTTTGGTTGCAGAG CCATTTACTGCCGAGATTGCTCCAGGATACTGAATAATGTCTGCATCCTCTGCATGGCACCTCTAGTGTGCGTTGAAGCCGAAGACGAGGAAGT AGATTCCAGTGACGATGAGAAAGTCACTTTAATGATGGAAGCAATGAAATCCATGAAAAAAGAGGAGAAaaccaaaagaaaaaaactgaagaaagcTGTTAAACATCGATTAAAAGAAGCCATCAAGAGGCGTCAGAGCGACCGACTCGTCAAGAAGTATAAGGAGTCGATGGCGTCCAGTGACTCTGGAGAGAGCGATGTGGACGCCGGAGACGACTCTGG